A window of Pan paniscus chromosome X, NHGRI_mPanPan1-v2.0_pri, whole genome shotgun sequence genomic DNA:
TGCTCTTTTCTGCCCACAGAGTAAGAGGTCTCATCTGGAAATGTACCTGTGGCAGCCCTGGCACCGGGTGTAGGTGGGATTCTGCTCAGGGCTCCGCCACTGTGGCTGCATCAAGGGCAGGCACTCAGCTCGGCAGACCTCCGGAGCCCGTCTGAGCTGAGTGGCAGGACAAGGCAGGAGAGGGTCTAAGGCTCTCCAGCCCAGACCCCACAATCCTCTTGGTGGGAGAGCAGGCTTGAGGGAAAAGCAAAAGGGGGTCACTGAATAAGGGGAGGTGCTCAACCTCTTCCTCTCCACTGGGGCCCAGATGGATTGCGCTAATCCGAGGAACCTCGGATTCTGCACTTATATCCCCTAGAACTGAAAGGCTCCGCCTGACCATGGCCTGGGGTATACATGTTACAGCCTCAGTATTGTGTGGGAGGTGGTCTGAATATGAAACCGAGGTGGTGTGCTGAGAGGCGGGGCTTGCAAATCCAGCCACCGGGGGATGGGTTCACGCCTTCCATCACTCTGTCCACGGGCTTCTCCCCTTCCACACTCTGTCGACCACGGCCCATGCCCCCCAGGGCAGTGATAGGGGTGGAGTTCTCACCCCACCAGAACCTGCCTAGATGTCTCCGGTGGCAAAAACCCAAGCTGGAGAGTCCCTGACACACGTCTTCCCCCAGACACCAGCCCACTGTGTTATCCCCCCAAGAAACAAACACCTGTGTCAGGGTCAAAGCCTTGGCCCAAGGAATCAAGCCAACCCTCTCAGGCTAGGGGTTTGATGCGGATGGGGTAGGTCCCCACCACCATTTGTTTACGTCTCTGAGGCCTGTGATTGGCCCTCCATGTGCGTGATGGTCCCACCCCATCCCGGCAgtgagacacagtgagagtgtgtgggAAGGCAGGTACCGAGCCTGACTAGCTGTCCCAGGGCAGTCCCTCTTTCTGGCTTTCCACCTGCACTGTTCCCACCCTGCCCATGTCAAGTCACAGCACCCTCCCATGGGAGATCCCCGCTTCCTAGATGAAACACCAACCAGCAACTCTGAGGCATTATCACTGCACCCACACACGGGAGTGCTGAGACATCCCATCCATCCTGCGGAGGATCAGGAGCCTACTGTGGTGCCTCCAGCATTCTGAGAGCCCGACACCCATCCCTGTGTTTGGGGATGTCCCATTTGTCCCAGTCTGTGCCCTCCTAGGTGTTAGAATTGAACAACACCTCTTGTCAGAGGTAGATCTCAGCCCTGCTTTTGCACATTTGATCCTTCACGGATCCTTCACCACTGCCTCCACTCTGTGAATCATCTCTTTCTTGCTCAAGGGAGAGCACCCTCAATTAATTTGATTCCCAAGCAGATGCATGCAGGGGCATGCTCATGCaggcgcgcgcgcacacacacacacacacacacacacacacacacacacacactaacctTGAATGGTATCTGCATTTCTATTGTCTTTGTCTATTCAACACCCAGTCTCTTGGCGATGGGAGCAGGGAGAACCTACACACACCTCCTCACTGGAATCGGAATCTGTGCCCGAATCTGGGGCCCACCCAGTCGAGGATTCCGGCTGAAGGTAGCGGGCGATCCCAACTGTCGGGGAGGGTGAAGGCAGAACAGGGAGCTCGAGGAAATCTCATGTGACCTTGAGAGGCAATCTGGAAGACTGAGcagggacatggaaatatcacatcCACAAAAACCTGCGGCCTTGGGGGTGGTGAAATGATATTTCATGGGGACCATCCAAGAACAGCCAGGCCTAGCATTGACACTTGCCCTGGAAAGCAGCTGGCCATTTTCAAATCAAGGGTATGGAGCCGACCAGCTGCAGAAGGGGCTGTTGGCTGCCTATACGACGCCAAGGATGTGGAAGCCACCTTCCATGTAGCTCCCAGCCCGCAGTTTCTACCAGGTTGGCCCGCAGGCACCAGAACAGACTCAGTGCCCCGGCCTCCAACCAAGAGATGAACCCGCCCTTTTCTTCAGCGTTCCCTGTACCTTCCCTTTGGCTCCGCCACCCACCAGGAGGTGGCTTCTGCCTCCACCTGGCTACTAAAACTAAGGAGGAGACCTGACCGGATTTGGTAACTGAGGTTCAAAGGTGAGGGCTAAGAGGAACTGAGGATGCCACGCAGGTTACTGGCCCAGATGACCTGACCATGTGCATGGTGGCACCGGAGGGACATAACAGCTCCAGAAAGAGGACTGGGCTCCATTGTGTTCCTCAACAGCACAGAAATAATCGTGCAGGAAAGGCCACCTACATGAAGCCACTGGGAGGGCAAAGATGCTTACGAAGGAAAGAACGGTGACAGGGCAGAACTGGGACAGTGAACCGCAAGAGGAAAGGTGAGAGAGACAGGGGTTCTAGAAGGAGTCCATCAGTTCCTgctgaaggagagggagaaaagcaCTGAAGAAGGGGACCTGTGACACCCCAAagtgggaggagaagaggagggacCATGAGCAGGGCGTGTAGGAGAAAGGCAGGAAATGCTGCTGTGGCTGGGCAGGGCCCCCGCAGCACCTAGACCCAGGGCACTATGGTGAGCCCGAGTGCAGGGCTGCTGCTCAGAGGCGGGCCCAGGCGCCCCGCAGGGAGAGGGCCCACCACAGAGCGCCAGGGGAACTGTTCTTCCAGCACCAGGGAACGGAGCAACACCCGGCACACCCCAACACTCCCAACAATCACAGAGATGGCAGACCACAGACCACAGAATATGAGAACGACTTTATTTCAAATTGCTTTGAACTGCGTTGGGAAGGGGGCAAATGCAGCGGAAGAGAGGAAGCCCTGGCTGAACAGGATATGGAGGGAACCCGCTTGGCTGCAGCTCCGGAGCTCCAAAGGTGGCAGCTGTTCATCTTGTAGGAAGATGCTGGCTCCAACCTGTGAAACAGAGTAGGCTCAGGGACGGGCCCTCAGCCAGGGCCAGCCCACAGCCCTCCTAAGGTACCATGATTGTGGAAAGGGGCATGGTGTGTGCAACACTCACTTCAAAGGTCCTGGAACTTGTCAGTGAGGAACTGCATGGCCGctgaaagagagaggcagaaatggACACTCCAGACCCAGGGAAACAGAAACCCACGCCCTGCCCCGGTGGGGAACCACCTAGCCCTGCAACCAGAAACCCCACCAGCCCTGGGACTGACTCACCCACGCGTCACCTGAATTCAATGTAGAAATGCCTTCTAAGCAGGAAAGTGGATCTCAGGTGCTGGGGCATCCCAGAACCGTTCAGAACGTGTTTCAAAGACAGATAAGCCAGCCAGCAAGCAAACACCATACAAGCCCTACCAGGCTTGTAGGGAAAACACATGAGGTATCTCTAACCGTCGTAAGAGGAGAGTTCTGGGACTCGTGGACTAAGTGTACATGGAGTTCAGACAACACATTGCTGTCTGTGCACACCCCTAGCTGGAAAGGCACAGAAGGCTCCAGGGCCAGGCCTGCTTGGTTCTCTTCCCCAAAGGAAAGTCAGTCCCAGTGATGCCGCCTGTACCTACAGTCCACCCTGCCCCCGGCACCTGCAGAAAGACACCGCTGTCCATCCCTGCCCCAGCCAGGGCTCCCTCATACCTAGTTGGTCTCTAAGGTCCTCAATTTCCCTCTGCAACCGGATGCACTAGTCCAGGAGACACCAGAGGAAGATAAATGGTTTGCCAATTCTGGCCTCCTCTCTCCCTGTCCTCCCTGTCTCCCCCAGCCCTTAGTAGCCCCCATAGCCTGCAGCCCAGTGGCGAGGTGGGTTGGCACAGAATCCTCAATGGAAAGGAGGCACCCTCTCTCCCTGGGGTGCAGAAGGTGGAGGCGGGGGTCAGGGGGTATGCAGCTATCAGTTTAACCTAGACACAGATTCCACCATCTAGTGTGGACCTGGATTTCTAGGAGCCACACAAAACATTACCCGAGGACAGCCCTGGGCTCTCGGGGGCTGCTGCTGCCTTTCCAGTCTTGGGGGACGGACAGGTGGCTGCCAGTCACCTGAAAGAGAACACAAAATCCAGCTTCCAAGCCGCCCAGTGAGGTGGAAAAGGCCTAGCAGGGTCTAAAGTGAGGCACCATCACCCTCTGCTGGCAACATGTTGCCCCTGCTCTGCCCAGCATCTCCAACCCTTCCTCTGTGACTGTCTTCCCTGTTCCCCAGTATGAGCCCATCTGCACCTGTGGCCCCCTAGCGTTGTGACTCCGGGTTGGACACCAGCAGTGGGGCAGCCACAGCCAGGCCCTCGGAGGGCCAGTGTGGCTGAGCAGGACTTAACAGAAAAGGGCTCAGTACTGCCGAAAGTCTTCCAGAGTTGGAGTTTGGAGCGCTGCTCCAAATCGCCCCCACCACACAAACCCCACTCAGAGAGGATGATGTGGCTTAAAGCCAGCCCTGTCGACACCCCATTTCCCATGGGATACCTGCCTGGGTGGGCAGGGAAGCCTGGGAACAAGGCTGAGCCCCCAGAAGCGACAGAGCCAGAGGTTTCCCTCCCGACccctctcccctccactcctATCAAACCCGCAAGACTCACCAGAGGGTGCATGGCGTCTGGGCACGAGGCCTCCCAGGCTGTAGGCAGAGGGCTCTGAAGTCCCCGGAACTTGGGGAGCTCTGATGTTGGGGTCGCTATTGCTGAATTCTCCACGATGCATGGATAGGCGAGGCAGTCCTGGCCTGTGTGTGGGAAGCTAAAACAGAAATTTCTGAGTCGGGCTGGCGGTGGGGGCGGGCAGTGAGTACATATGGGAGGGGTTGTGGTAAGATGGAGACTCCAGAGCCTAATCTCATTAGCACTTTCTCCCTCAGTCAGCCCcaggccaggaggcagagcccagcCAGGGAAAACACTGGGGATAGTGAGATAGCCTGGGCCCCCTTCCAGGTGGCTCGGGCAACAGCTAAGTAAGGAGGAGTCGGGAAGTTGATGAGCCTAGATGCCCCAGGTTTGCGGCCCACACTTTAAGGGATCACCCCAACCTAACCAGCTGCCAGCCCTGCCTTCCATCCCAGCTCCTCTCTGGGGGAGGAGGCAGGACCCCTGCAGAGTGTCCGGAGGTTTGCCTGTCACACACCAAGTACTCCCTTTAACGTGTGCCCCTACAACGAAGACCCTGATTGGGCATTCTAGTGTCCCTGGCCTTCCGATAACAACCCTTGAGCAAGGGACATAGGGGGCATGGGTAAACAGGTGTGTGCTGGAAGAGAGGAGGCTGGGGGGAgaccagaggaggaggaggatgaagagggagaggagggcgAGAAGGGCCTACTTACTTGGGCCCTtgggacctcatctctatttgGGTCATTATCTTCTCTGGCCACAGCCTGGGACTCCCTGGTCTTCCTTCCTGCTGGTTtcttcccagggctgctgtgctTAGGCTTTTGGGGTTTCTTGGACATCCCCTGCGGCCGCACACCAGGCAATGGCTGGGAGGTGGCCAGCCCTGGGGGAGTGGCTGAGAGTCTCTCTCCGCAGGCAGGAAAGGGTCTCCATAGGGCCAGTTGAGAGGCACCCCCTAGAGACTTCTCCTGGGCCATCTTCCTCTTAGAAGGGCCCCAGGGCAGGGCCCCTGCAGTGGcagctcctgagcagctgggcctGGCCTCCACCTTTCCCAAGGCCCTGCTCAGCATTTTCTTCCCGGGAGAGTCCTCCAGCTCTCCCACAGCCGGCCTCTCCACGACTGGAGTGAGTCCGCGGGGAGCAGAGGTCAGGAAACGGCCTGGCACGGGCAAGTAACTCTCCTTGCAGTGGAAGCTTGAGTGTCTGGATGTGTCTGCTGGCTTCTTGTGGCTGCCGAACTTGGCTTGGCTTCCTTCTTTGTGGCGAATGCCCATCCTCATCAGTGGTAAGTCACTGGTCTCATTGGAGGAATCAGAGTCGTGGGTAGACATCCTGGTGGGGCCTATTACAGAGGGCTGCTGGGGGTCCACGCGGACGCTCCATCTGCTCTTCGAGCCCCTTTCTGGGTTCTTCCAGGCCCGGCCTGGTTCAGGAACACTGAGGTGGAGAGGGCCGGCAGAGGCCTGCTGCCATTCTCCAGGGCTGGGGCTCAGCATGCCTCTCCCACTGGGACCGACCTCCAGGTCCACCCAGTTTTCAGCGGACCCTTCAGTAGTGGCGCCTTCAGGGAACGGGTGTCCCTGGATGCTGGACGG
This region includes:
- the LOC100988252 gene encoding uncharacterized protein CXorf49-like isoform X1 produces the protein MSSPDEVSVWGAGFDLEGGEQAGTCTVSPGAPQGHSRGLDLGAPHSSKGESRFTDPEGFSFESESELIEQGRVVLWGQEGRPSTLVDDQGDGVDYSSYLVDETAAIVPPSSIQGHPFPEGATTEGSAENWVDLEVGPSGRGMLSPSPGEWQQASAGPLHLSVPEPGRAWKNPERGSKSRWSVRVDPQQPSVIGPTRMSTHDSDSSNETSDLPLMRMGIRHKEGSQAKFGSHKKPADTSRHSSFHCKESYLPVPGRFLTSAPRGLTPVVERPAVGELEDSPGKKMLSRALGKVEARPSCSGAATAGALPWGPSKRKMAQEKSLGGASQLALWRPFPACGERLSATPPGLATSQPLPGVRPQGMSKKPQKPKHSSPGKKPAGRKTRESQAVAREDNDPNRDEVPRAQLPTHRPGLPRLSMHRGEFSNSDPNIRAPQVPGTSEPSAYSLGGLVPRRHAPSGDWQPPVRPPRLERQQQPPRAQGCPRRPCSSSLTSSRTFEVGASIFLQDEQLPPLELRSCSQAGSLHILFSQGFLSSAAFAPFPTQFKAI
- the LOC100988252 gene encoding uncharacterized protein CXorf49-like isoform X2, which translates into the protein MSSPDEVSVWGAGFDLEGGEQAGTCTVSPGAPQGHSRGLDLGAPHSSKGESRFTDPEGFSFESESELIEQGRVVLWGQEGRPSTLVDDQGDGVDYSSYLVDETAAIVPPSSIQGHPFPEGATTEGSAENWVDLEVGPSGRGMLSPSPGEWQQASAGPLHLSVPEPGRAWKNPERGSKSRWSVRVDPQQPSVIGPTRMSTHDSDSSNETSDLPLMRMGIRHKEGSQAKFGSHKKPADTSRHSSFHCKESYLPVPGRFLTSAPRGLTPVVERPAVGELEDSPGKKMLSRALGKVEARPSCSGAATAGALPWGPSKRKMAQEKSLGGASQLALWRPFPACGERLSATPPGLATSQPLPGVRPQGMSKKPQKPKHSSPGKKPAGRKTRESQAVAREDNDPNRDEVPRAQLPTHRPGLPRLSMHRGEFSNSDPNIRAPQVPGTSEPSAYSLGGLVPRRHAPSGDWQPPVRPPRLERQQQPPRAQGCPRCIRLQREIEDLRDQLAAMQFLTDKFQDL